The nucleotide sequence TATGCGCTGCAAGACCACTCAAACCTAGTAAAACTGCTGCAAGAAATAATCCATGTAACACACCTGACAAGCGTGTTTTTCCACCAGAATTTATATTTACTACTGTTCCTTTTGTAGCTCCAGCACCTGGAATACCACCAAATATCGCAGCAACCATGTTCCCTATTCCTTGACCTATTAATTCTCTATTGCTATTATGTTTTGTTTTAGTCATATTATCTGCAATGACTGATGTAAGCAAAGAGTCTATAGAACCTAAAACAGCTAGTACTAAGGCATATTCGGCCACAAGTGCATAGGCACTCGAGTCAATATCTAAAATTCCGTTTAATTTAAAGAAGGTAATCCAGATGGGATATCGCCTATGATAGGCACTTGCCACGGTAAGAAATAAGCAACAACAGAAACAACTATCAACGCCACTAGTGCACTAGGTATTACTTTAGTAATTTTAGGAAATGTATAATAAATGAATACAGTTAACGATCCTAATACTAGTGCTTGCCAATTAAAGCCTTCTATTAATAACGGCATGTCACTTAGAACTTTCAATGTGTTTTTAGGGGATACCATTCCAAAAAGCGGGAATATTTGAAGTAATATAATGATTAAACCTACACCGCTCATAAAACCAGATACCACAGGATAAGGGAAGTATTTAATGTATCCAGCTATGTTGATAAAGCCAAAAAGCATTTGAATAATCCCACCAGTTAAAAACGTAAGTATGATTATAGGCATCGCGGCTTCTACGCTGCCGGTAAGTTCAATAGCTTTTACCACTAAAGCAGCAGATACTACCGTCATAGGTCCAGTAGGTCCACTGGCTTGAGTTGCAGTACCACCAAAGATAGCTGCAAAAATCCCAACTGCGATAGCACCATATAGTCCAGCAATAGCTCCTAAACCAGATTGAACACCAAATGCTAGTGCAAGCGGTAGTGCAACAACACCAGCGACTAGACCACCAGTGAGATCACCTTTTAAATTTTTAGTATCATAAAAAGAAGAAAGCATAGTACAATGTTTTTTAGTCGGCAAGTTATAAAAGTAACGTAATGCCTTGAGCTTATAAACAAATCTAGGTCCTATTGCCCAATAGTTCAAAATAATTTAATTGTAAGGGTAAATAATCAATGTGTTTATATTGTGTATCCGGTCAAGACTTATATTTTTATTAGATGACTTGACTAAGTAACTTATTATATTTGGTAAGTAAAAGAAACTAAGAATAGCCAAAAATTAATGGTGAATTATTAAATCTATGGATATCAATAAAGTAGGAGTCATAGGAGCAGGAACAATGGGAAGTGGAATTGCTCAAGTAGCTGCCACTGCTGGTTGTAAAGTAAAACTGTTTGATGTTAATCAGGCGCAACTAGATAAAGCACAAGCTGCTCTAGAAAAGATAATGAACCGACTTATCGAGAAAGGTAGAATAGATACTGCTGAGAAAAGTCGCATTCAATCTAATATCACTTATGTTAGTACGGTAAAGGATCTAGCTGACTCTGATCTAACTATCGAGGCGATTGTTGAGAATCTAGATATTAAGAAAAGGTGTTTCAAGAACTAGAATCTCATGTGTCTGACAGCTGTATTATAGCTTCAAACACTTCTAGTCTAAGCATCGCTAGTATTGCAGCATCACTCGATAAACCAGAGCGTTGCATAGGAATTCACTTTTTTAATCCAGCGCCATTAATGAAGCTTGTTGAGGTAATTCCTGCCGTACAAACGGCTCAAAATGTTACAGATACTTGTGTGGCTACTATCGAGAATTGGAAAAAGTAGTTGCCGTAGCAAAGGATACTCCAGGTTTCATAGTTAATCGTGTGGCGCGACCATTTTACAGTGAATCGTTGCGTATTTATGAAGAAGGAATGGCGAGTTTTGCCACAATAGACTATGCCTTGAAAGGACTTGGTTTTAAAATGGGACCTTTTGAATTGATGGATTATATAGGTCACGATGTGAATTATGTGGTGACCGAAACTGTTTTTGCTGCCTTCTATTTTGATCCTCGTTACAAGCCATCTTTAACTCAAAAACGATTGATGGAAGCTGGCTGGCTAGGTCGTAAATCAGGTAGAGGATTTTATGATTATGTAAATGTGGATAGTGAGCACGCTTTCGCGAAAGCGGACCCAGTAAAATCACCTGAACTCATAAAAGAAATTCAAGATCGTGTACTCGTTATGTTAATCAATGAGGCGGCAGATGCCTTATTTCTAAACATAGCAACGGCACAAGGAATAGATAGCGCGATGACCAAAGGCGTGAATTATCCAAAAGGATTACTCGCCTGGGCAAACGAAAAAGGAATAGAATGGTGTGTAAACGGACTGGACGCGATGTATGATTTGTACCGAGAAGATCGCTACAGATGCTCGCCGATTTTACGTAAAATGAATGCTGCTGGAACTAAATTCTCGCTGTAATGAGATATGTTGCTTTATTGCGTGGTGTTAATGTTAGTGGTAAGAATAAATTACCAATGGCACTTTTAGAGAAGCTCTTAAAGCAACTCCATTTTGTGACGCGACCACTTATATACAATCTGGTAATATTGTTTTTAATGCCGATTTAGATATAACTACTTGTGAGCAGATTATTGCAGATTTATTGAAAGCAGAATTTGATTTAAATGTTCCTGTAATTGTGCGTGAACAATCTGCGATTAAAGATATACTAAAAGTAAACCCTTTTGAAACGAGAACTATTGAGAATTCTAAATTCATGAGTTTTGGCCTTTTTCGATAAGATTCCAGTTACAGAAAAGATTGATGAGGTGATGTCACACCTAGTTTCTTTTCAAACCATGCATTAGTCATTTTAGTCTTGCCAAAACCTACTCCGCAATAGAAATACATCACATCATCTACTATTTTAAAGGTTTCGATTTCTGTGGAGAATGACATCACCTCATCAATCTTTTCTGTAACTGGAATCTTATCGAAAAAGCCAAAACTCATGAATTTAGAATTCTCAATAGTTCTCGTTTCAAAAGGGTTTACTTTTAGTATATCTTTAATCGCAGATTGTTCACGCACAATTACAGGAACATTTAAATCAAATTCTGCTTTCAATAAATCTGCAATAATCTGCTCACAAGTAGTTATATCTAAATCGGCATTAAAAACAATATTACCAGATTGTATATAAGTGGTCGCGTCACAAAATGGAGTTGCTTTAAGAGCTTCTCTTAAAAGTGCCATTGGTAATTTATTCTTACCACTAACATTAACACCACGCAATAAAGCAACATATCTCATTACAGCGAGAATTTAGTTCCAGCAGCATTCATTTTACGTAAAATCGGCGAGCATCTGTAGCGATCTTCTCGGTACAAATCATACATCGCGTCCAGTCCGTTTACACACCATTCTATTCCTTTTTCGTTTGCCCAGGCGAGTAATCCTTTTGGATAATTCACGCCTTTGGTCATCGCGCTATCTATTCCTTGTGCCGTTGCTATGTTTAGAAATAAGGCATCTGCCGCCTCATTGATTAACATAACGAGTACACGATCTTGAATTTCTTTTATGAGTTCAGGTGATTTTACTGGGTCCGCTTTCGCGAAAGCGTGCTCACTATCCACATTTACATAATCATAAAATCCTCTACCTGATTTACGACCTAGCCAGCCAGCTTCCATCAATCGTTTTTGAGTTAAAGATGGCTTGTAACGAGGATCAAAATAGAAGGCAGCAAAAACAGTTTCGGTCACCACATAATTCACATCGTGACCTATATAATCCATCAATTCAAAAGGTCCCATTTTAAAACCAAGTCCTTTCAAGGCATAGTCTATTGTGGCAAAACTCGCCATTCCTTCTTCATAAATACGCAACGATTCACTGTAAAATGGTCGCGCCACACGATTAACTATGAAACCTGGAGTATCCTTTGCTACGGCAACTACTTTTTTCCAATTCTCGATAGTAGCCACACAAGTATCTGTAACATTTTGAGCCGTTTGTACGGCAGGAATTACCTCAACAAGCTTCATTAATGGCGCTGGATTAAAAAAGTGAATTCCTATGCAACGCTCTGGTTTATCGAGTGATGCTGCAATACTAGCGATGCTTAGACTAGAAGTGTTTGAAGCTATAATACAGCTGTCAGACACATGAGATTCTAGTTCTTGAAACACCTTTTTCTTAATATCTAGATTCTCAACAATCGCCTCGATAGTTAGATCAGAGTCAGCTAGATCCTTTACCGTACTAACATAAGTGATATTAGATTGAATGCGACTTTTCTCAGCAGTATCTATTCTACCTTTCTCGATAAGTCGGTTCATTATCTTTTCTAGAGCAGCTTGTGCTTTATCTAGTTGCGCCTGATTAACATCAAACAGTTTTACTTTACAACCAGCAGTGGCAGCTACTTGAGCAATTCCACTTCCCATTGTTCCTGCTCCTATGACTCCTACTTTATTGATATCCATAGATTTAATAATTCACCATTAATTTTTGGCTATTCTTAGTTTCTTTTACTTACCAAATATAATAAGTTACTTAGTCAAGTCATCTAATAAAAATATAAGTCTTGACCGGATACACAATATAAACACATTGATTATTTACCCTTACAATTAAATTATTTTGAACTATTGGGCAATAGGACCTAGATTTGTTTATAAGCTCAAGGCATTACGTTACTTTTATAACTTGCCGACTAAAAAACATTGTACTATGCTTTCTTCTTTTTATGATACTAAAAATTTAAAAGGTGATCTCACTGGTGGTCTAGTCGCTGGTGTTGTTGCACTACCGCTTGCACTAGCATTTGGTGTTCAATCTGGTTTAGGAGCTATTGCTGGACTATATGGTGCTATCGCAGTTGGGATTTTTGCAGCTATCTTTGGTGGTACTGCAACTCAAGCCAGTGGACCTACTGGACCTATGACGGTAGTATCTGCTGCTTTAGTGGTAAAAGCTATTGAACTTACCGGCAGCGTAGAAGCCGCGATGCCTATAATCATACTTACGTTTTTAACTGGTGGGATTATTCAAATGCTTTTTGGCTTTATCAACATAGCTGGATACATTAAATACTTCCCTTATCCTGTGGTATCTGGTTTTATGAGCGGTGTAGGTTTAATCATTATATTACTTCAAATATTCCCGCTTTTTGGAATGGTATCCCCTAAAAACACATTGAAAGTTCTAAGTGACATGCCGTTATTAATAGAAGGCTTTAATTGGCAAGCACTAGTATTAGGATCGTTAACTGTATTCATTTATTATACATTTCCTAAAATTACTAAAGTAATACCTAGTGCACTAGTGGCGTTGATAGTTGTTTCTGTTGTTGCTTATTTCTTACCGTGGCAAGTGCCTATCATAGGCGATATCCCATCTGGATTACCTTCTTTGAAATTAAACGGAATTTTAGATATTGACTCGAGTGCCTATGCACTTGTGGCCGAATATGCCTTAGTACTAGC is from Nonlabens arenilitoris and encodes:
- a CDS encoding SulP family inorganic anion transporter: MLSSFYDTKNLKGDLTGGLVAGVVALPLALAFGVQSGLGAIAGLYGAIAVGIFAAIFGGTATQASGPTGPMTVVSAALVVKAIELTGSVEAAMPIIILTFLTGGIIQMLFGFINIAGYIKYFPYPVVSGFMSGVGLIIILLQIFPLFGMVSPKNTLKVLSDMPLLIEGFNWQALVLGSLTVFIYYTFPKITKVIPSALVALIVVSVVAYFLPWQVPIIGDIPSGLPSLN
- a CDS encoding DUF1697 domain-containing protein gives rise to the protein MRYVALLRGVNVSGKNKLPMALLREALKATPFCDATTYIQSGNIVFNADLDITTCEQIIADLLKAEFDLNVPVIVREQSAIKDILKVNPFETRTIENSKFMSFGFFDKIPVTEKIDEVMSFSTEIETFKIVDDVMYFYCGVGFGKTKMTNAWFEKKLGVTSPHQSFL
- a CDS encoding 3-hydroxyacyl-CoA dehydrogenase NAD-binding domain-containing protein — its product is MDINKVGVIGAGTMGSGIAQVAATAGCKVKLFDVNQAQLDKAQAALEKIMNRLIEKGRIDTAEKSRIQSNITYVSTVKDLADSDLTIEAIVENLDIKKKVFQELESHVSDSCIIASNTSSLSIASIAASLDKPERCIGIHFFNPAPLMKLVEVIPAVQTAQNVTDTCVATIENWKKVVAVAKDTPGFIVNRVARPFYSESLRIYEEGMASFATIDYALKGLGFKMGPFELMDYIGHDVNYVVTETVFAAFYFDPRYKPSLTQKRLMEAGWLGRKSGRGFYDYVNVDSEHAFAKADPVKSPELIKEIQDRVLVMLINEAADALFLNIATAQGIDSAMTKGVNYPKGLLAWANEKGIEWCVNGLDAMYDLYREDRYRCSPILRKMNAAGTKFSL